The proteins below are encoded in one region of Scophthalmus maximus strain ysfricsl-2021 chromosome 4, ASM2237912v1, whole genome shotgun sequence:
- the mex3b gene encoding RNA-binding protein MEX3B, with amino-acid sequence MPSSLFADGGVQGDALEDQRALQIALDQLSLLGLDNDDNSPYDSDQEPRKKSVNMTECVPVPSSEHVAEIVGRQGCKIKALRAKTNTYIKTPVRGEEPVFVVTGRREDVAMARREIISAAEHFSMIRASRNKNASVNGSGTPAPGPPNLPGQTTIQVRVPYRVVGLVVGPKGATIKRIQQQTHTYIVTPSRDKEPVFEVTGMPENVDRAREEIEAHIAMRTGGLIELQDENDFHANGTDVGFDLHGHATLWSKPSAGMTLTSVRKPFSNYRNDSSSSLGSASTDSYFGNNSSRMADYSPPSPALSYTTTNNNGNNNNNNINVNTNGNRFVFGSEVISPDCTDVTFDSSPGFDPTQPPPGLLWTQSDSRMTPSSTGGSSPISTSAMFLTNTPTNANGIVVNQRRVNGCTPQPRLSPPLHSHTGGPTEHPLARRVRSDPGGGPLTFPGYSSNIASLPGPHLPGVPCDSSASSSSSSSSSSTSSGTSRKGSRDCSVCFESEVIAALVPCGHNLFCMECANRICERSEPKCPVCHAGVTQAIRIFS; translated from the exons ATGCCCAGCTCGCTCTTCGCCGACGGCGGCGTCCAGGGGGACGCGCTGGAAGACCAGCGGGCGCTGCAGATCGCACTGGACCAGCTCTCCCTGCTCGGCCTGGACAACGACGACAACTCCCCGTACGACAGCGACCAGGAGCCCCGGAAGAAGAGCGTCAACATGACCGAATGCGTCCCGGTGCCCAGCTCCGAGCATGTGGCCGAGATCGTGGGCagacaag GTTGTAAGATCAAAGCGCTGCGAGCAAAGACCAACACCTACATCAAGACCCCAGTTCGAGGCGAGGAGCCTGTTTTTGTGGTGacgggaaggagggaggatgtgGCCATGGCCCGGAGGGAGATCATTTCTGCTGCCGAGCACTTCTCCATGATCCGGGCCTCCAGGAACAAAAACGCCAGTGTGAACGGGAGCGGCACCCCAGCTCCCGGACCACCTAACCTGCCCGGGCAGACCACCATCCAGGTCCGGGTGCCTTATCGCGTGGTGGGGTTGGTCGTGGGCCCCAAGGGTGCCACTATCAAGCGCATCCAGCAGCAGACCCACACCTATATTGTGACGCCCAGCCGAGACAAGGAGCCGGTCTTCGAGGTGACGGGGATGCCGGAGAATGTGGACCGAGCACGCGAGGAGATTGAAGCCCACATTGCCATGAGGACGGGCGGCCTTATTGAGCTCCAGGATGAAAATGACTTCCATGCCAACGGTACAGATGTGGGTTTTGATCTGCACGGACACGCCACCCTGTGGTCCAAGCCCAGTGCCGGGATGACTCTCACCTCAGTTCGCAAGCCCTTCTCCAACTACCGCAACGACTCATCTTCCTCCCTGGGCAGTGCCTCCACAGATTCCTACTTTGGTAACAACAGCTCACGCATGGCAGACTACAGCCCCCCCAGCCCCGCACTCAGctacaccaccaccaacaataatggcaacaacaataacaacaacatcaacgtCAACACCAACGGCAACAGGTTCGTTTTCGGAAGCGAGGTGATCTCGCCCGACTGCACTGATGTGACTTTTGACTCCTCGCCAGGGTTCGACCCAACGCAACCCCCGCCGGGCCTCCTATGGACCCAAAGTGATAGTCGCATGACCCCCTCCTCGACTGGAGGCAGCTCCCCCATCTCCACTTCAGCCATGTTCCTAACCAACACCCCCACTAATGCCAATGGGATAGTGGTGAATCAGCGAAGGGTTAATGGATGTACCCCTCAGCCAAGACTGTCACCTCCACTTCATAGCCACACAGGAGGCCCCACTGAGCACCCGTTGGCTCGAAGGGTGCGAAGCGACCCGGGCGGAGGCCCACTCACTTTCCCCGGCTACTCCAGTAACATCGCCTCCCTGCCGGGCCCTCACCTACCCGGGGTTCCATGTGACTCCTCcgcctcgtcctcttcctcctcctcgtcctcctccacctcctcgggCACGAGCCGAAAGGGCAGCCGCGACTGTTCGGTGTGCTTCGAGAGTGAGGTCATCGCAGCGCTGGTCCCCTGTGGACACAACCTCTTCTGTATGGAATGTGCCAATCGCATCTGTGAGAGGAGCGAGCCCAAATGCCCCGTCTGCCACGCCGGCGTCACTCAGGCTATACGTATATTTTCATAA